One Malania oleifera isolate guangnan ecotype guangnan chromosome 10, ASM2987363v1, whole genome shotgun sequence genomic region harbors:
- the LOC131165643 gene encoding uncharacterized protein LOC131165643 isoform X2 — translation MGIQSMPSSSPVHLKISSTAKMNPSWARSKKDKITIFFKSRISYHTCYCQWQREQKTLLGGKLSASKTDKVLPHLKERRIKGHEKRGTITGAIALIIGTSIGSGILMLPKKTSPAGLFPSSICMIVCWGFLLIEALLLVEINVSLLRKKRKKVEENDLAVISIRTMAQETLGEWGGTLATAAYIFLGYTSVIAYCSKSGEILFHLFNLPASLSCILFTAFFTTLISIGGTRVTDQVNQWLTASVIGLLLGIEALAVASGGWSGLGGSSNWGKAPDTVPVIIFALVYHDIAPEGDLKRIRASVLLGSIIPLLAMLIWDAIALGLSAQADQVQVADPVELLMRVRWNGISFMVEAFSLLALGTSLIGTLLSFSQFFKEQLNNLSWHSPPSQSSQERNKTFGLREWWRQNKVGFTATAVVVVPSLVVSTTVPEAFSAATDIAGGYCMTLLYGVLPPAMAWTMSNRDSNNADDENALSRARPALLGVGLFACGIVFEQILQGLSLFHP, via the exons atggGTATACAGAGCATGCCTTCATCTTCCCCAGTGCATCTCAAAATCTCCAGTACTGCAAAGATGAATCCATCCTGGGCAAGGagtaaaaaagataaaataacaaTTTTCTTCAAGTCCAGGAT TAGCTACCATACTTGTTACTGCCAGTGGCAGCGAGAGCAAAAGACATTGCTTGGTGGGAAACTTTCTGCATCAAAAACTGACAAGGTCCTCCCACATTTGAAAGAGAGACGAATCAAGGGGCATGAAAAAAGGGGAACCATCACCGGTGCTATAGCTCTGATCATCGGAACCAGCATCGGTTCTGGCATACTTATGCTACCTAAGAAAACTTCCCCTGCA GGACTCTTTCCTAGTTCAATATGCATGATAGTATGTTGGGGCTTTCTTCTAATTGAAGCTCTTCTGCTGGTTGAAATCAACGTCAGCCTGCtaagaaagaagaggaagaaagttGAAGAGAATGACTTAGCTGTCATCTCCATTAGAACCATGGCCCAAGAAACACTTGGAGAATGGGGTGGCACTCTTGCCACGGCTGCCTATATCTTCTTGGGTTACACTTCCGTGATTGCCTACTGCTCCAAGTCAGGGGAGATCCTTTTCCATTTGTTCAATCTTCCGGCATCACTTTCATGCATCCTATTCACTGCATTCTTCACCACTCTCATCTCCATTGGTGGGACTCGAGTGACCGATCAAGTCAACCAATGGCTCACTGCTTCTGTGATAG GTCTGCTATTGGGAATTGAGGCACTAGCTGTGGCATCTGGAGGTTGGTCTGGATTGGGGGGAAGCAGCAACTGGGGAAAAGCTCCAGATACAGTTCCTGTGATAATCTTTGCTCTGGTATATCATGATATAGCCCCTG AAGGTGATCTTAAACGTATACGGGCTTCAGTGTTGCTTGGTAGCATCATTCCGCTGCTGGCAATGCTAATCTGGGATGCAATTGCATTAGGCCTTTCAGCCCAGGCTGATCAAGTTCAAGTAGCAGACCCTGTTGAATTGCTAATGAG GGTGAGATGGAATGGGATTTCATTTATGGTAGAGGCCTTCTCGCTGCTGGCATTAGGGACCTCACTGATCGGCACCCTCCTGAGCTTCTCTCAGTTCTTCAAGGAGCAACTTAATAACCTCTCATGGCATTCTCCCCCTTCACAGTCATCACAG GAAAGAAACAAGACCTTCGGGCTAAGAGAATGGTGGAGACAAAACAAAGTTGGTTTCACGGCAACAGCCGTGGTTGTGGTCCCATCCCTCGTGGTGTCAACTACAGTTCCAGAAGCATTCTCAGCTGCCACTGACATTGCC GGGGGCTACTGTATGACACTCTTGTATGGGGTTCTCCCACCAGCAATGGCATGGACAATGAGCAACAGAGACTCCAACAACGCTGATGATGAAAACGCATTATCAAGAGCTAGGCCTGCACTCCTTGGCGTAGGATTATTTGCTTGTGGAATAGTGTTTGAGCAAATTCTGCAAGGCCTTTCACTGTTTCACCCGTAA
- the LOC131165642 gene encoding uncharacterized protein LOC131165642 isoform X2 — translation MFKFLSHHCKGLTPSRLKTLLLLFSTLCNLYLLLRHHPPRTPPLLLHPCPQPLPLPSPPPPTALRHILFSIAASSSSLPRRAAFLRLWYSPNSTRAFLFLDRPAPDSDPSLPPTRISGDTSRFPYTFPRGLRSAIRVARVVQEAVALNEPDVRWFVFGDDDTLFFPANLEKTLSKYDHNRWYYVGANSENYEQNEKYSFDMAFGGGGFAISRSLGVVLARVLDSCLVRYSHLYGSDSRVYSCLAELGVGLTRESGFHQVDIRGNLFGMLSAHPLSPLLSLHHLDSVDPIFPNMNKTEAVEHLFKAVDVDPARILQQTVCYDLTNSLTISVAWGYAVQVFEGNQLLPDLLPLQRTFMPWKRGQKSLLEADVFFMRESTI, via the exons atgttcaaatttctctctcatCACTGCAAAGGCTTAACCCCCTCCCGCCTCAAGACCCTTCTCCTCCTCTTCTCCACCCTCTGCAACCTCTACCTCCTCCTCCGCCACCACCCTCCCCGTACTCCGCCCCTCCTCCTCCACCCTTGTCCACAACCACTGCCCCTGCCCTCGCCGCCGCCGCCCACCGCTCTGCGCCACATCCTCTTCTCTATCGCCGCCTCTTCCTCCTCCCTCCCCCGCCGCGCCGCCTTCCTCCGTCTCTGGTACTCCCCCAACTCCACCCGCGCATTCCTCTTCCTGGATCGCCCCGCACCCGATTCGGACCCCTCCCTGCCCCCCACCCGCATCTCCGGCGACACCTCCCGCTTCCCCTATACCTTCCCCCGCGGCCTCCGCTCTGCCATACGCGTCGCCCGCGTCGTCCAGGAGGCCGTCGCCCTCAACGAGCCTGATGTCCGGTGGTTCGTGTTCGGCGACGACGATACCCTGTTTTTCCCCGCGAATTTGGAGAAAACTCTGTCCAAGTACGATCATAATCGGTGGTATTACGTCGGCGCGAATTCGGAGAACTACGAGCAGAACGAGAAATATTCGTTTGACATGGCGTTTGGCGGGGGAGGGTTTGCTATAAGCCGTTCGCTGGGCGTAGTGCTTGCTAGGGTTTTGGATTCGTGTCTGGTTAGGTACTCTCATTTGTACGGAAGTGACTCTAGGGTTTATTCCTGTTTGGCAGAGCTTGGCGTAGGATTGACACGCGAATCTGGTTTTCATCAG GTTGATATTCGCGGAAATTTGTTCGGAATGTTGTCTGCACATCCATTATCACCTTTGTTGTCTCTTCATCATTTGGATTCTGTGGATCCAATCTTTCCTAACATGAACAAGACCGAAGCTGTGGAACATCTTTTTAAAGCTGTAGATGTTGATCCCGCAAGGATTTTGCAGCAGACTGTCTGCTATGACCTTACAAACTCGTTGACTATTTCAGTTGCTTGGGGTTATGCTGTTCAGGTGTTTGAAGGCAATCAACTTCTTCCAGATCTCCTCCCACTGCAAAGAACCTTTATGCCATGGAAGAGAG gGCAAAAGAGCTTGCTTGAAGCAGATGTATTTTTTATGCGCGAGAGTACTATTTAA
- the LOC131165642 gene encoding uncharacterized protein LOC131165642 isoform X1 yields the protein MFKFLSHHCKGLTPSRLKTLLLLFSTLCNLYLLLRHHPPRTPPLLLHPCPQPLPLPSPPPPTALRHILFSIAASSSSLPRRAAFLRLWYSPNSTRAFLFLDRPAPDSDPSLPPTRISGDTSRFPYTFPRGLRSAIRVARVVQEAVALNEPDVRWFVFGDDDTLFFPANLEKTLSKYDHNRWYYVGANSENYEQNEKYSFDMAFGGGGFAISRSLGVVLARVLDSCLVRYSHLYGSDSRVYSCLAELGVGLTRESGFHQVDIRGNLFGMLSAHPLSPLLSLHHLDSVDPIFPNMNKTEAVEHLFKAVDVDPARILQQTVCYDLTNSLTISVAWGYAVQVFEGNQLLPDLLPLQRTFMPWKRGRNINSSHFMFNTREYPRDPCKRPAVFFLENVVSDANGVRSNYAKHIVGSCLKVGVAQHWETISVFAQKLELDVEELKAPRRQCCSVTPSPNDSIFIKIRNCRDDELIAMHS from the exons atgttcaaatttctctctcatCACTGCAAAGGCTTAACCCCCTCCCGCCTCAAGACCCTTCTCCTCCTCTTCTCCACCCTCTGCAACCTCTACCTCCTCCTCCGCCACCACCCTCCCCGTACTCCGCCCCTCCTCCTCCACCCTTGTCCACAACCACTGCCCCTGCCCTCGCCGCCGCCGCCCACCGCTCTGCGCCACATCCTCTTCTCTATCGCCGCCTCTTCCTCCTCCCTCCCCCGCCGCGCCGCCTTCCTCCGTCTCTGGTACTCCCCCAACTCCACCCGCGCATTCCTCTTCCTGGATCGCCCCGCACCCGATTCGGACCCCTCCCTGCCCCCCACCCGCATCTCCGGCGACACCTCCCGCTTCCCCTATACCTTCCCCCGCGGCCTCCGCTCTGCCATACGCGTCGCCCGCGTCGTCCAGGAGGCCGTCGCCCTCAACGAGCCTGATGTCCGGTGGTTCGTGTTCGGCGACGACGATACCCTGTTTTTCCCCGCGAATTTGGAGAAAACTCTGTCCAAGTACGATCATAATCGGTGGTATTACGTCGGCGCGAATTCGGAGAACTACGAGCAGAACGAGAAATATTCGTTTGACATGGCGTTTGGCGGGGGAGGGTTTGCTATAAGCCGTTCGCTGGGCGTAGTGCTTGCTAGGGTTTTGGATTCGTGTCTGGTTAGGTACTCTCATTTGTACGGAAGTGACTCTAGGGTTTATTCCTGTTTGGCAGAGCTTGGCGTAGGATTGACACGCGAATCTGGTTTTCATCAG GTTGATATTCGCGGAAATTTGTTCGGAATGTTGTCTGCACATCCATTATCACCTTTGTTGTCTCTTCATCATTTGGATTCTGTGGATCCAATCTTTCCTAACATGAACAAGACCGAAGCTGTGGAACATCTTTTTAAAGCTGTAGATGTTGATCCCGCAAGGATTTTGCAGCAGACTGTCTGCTATGACCTTACAAACTCGTTGACTATTTCAGTTGCTTGGGGTTATGCTGTTCAGGTGTTTGAAGGCAATCAACTTCTTCCAGATCTCCTCCCACTGCAAAGAACCTTTATGCCATGGAAGAGAGGTAGGAATATTAACTCTAGCCACTTTATGTTTAACACGAGGGAATATCCTAGAGATCCATGCAAAAGACCTGCTGTTTTCTTTTTGGAAAATGTTGTTTCTGATGCAAATGGGGTCAGGAGCAACTATGCTAAGCACATTGTTGGAAGTTGTTTAAAAGTCGGTGTAGCGCAACATTGGGAAACAATAAGTGTGTTTGCCCAGAAGCTAGAGCTTGATGTTGAAGAG CTGAAGGCTCCACGGCGTCAGTGCTGCTCTGTTACACCTTCTCCAAATGATTCCATATTTATTAAAATTCGAAACTGCAGAGATGATGAACTTATTGCTATGCATTCATAA
- the LOC131165640 gene encoding patatin-like protein 6, protein MATYNQSEMQEPSIDTDKLSYEIFSILESKFLFGYDDQNKLWIPKNIEPKTEVSAPPPNVDNGGVTAIKNQRGKICILSIDGGAMRGIVTGKALAYLEQALKTKSGNPNARIADYFDVAAGTGIGGIFTAMLFATKNHSRPIFHAEDTWKFLADQGKRFYRPSSSSSGSSGGFLRRLLRGGSGSSATVGLEKAVKEVFTDNGRNLTLKDTLKPVLIPCYDLSSSAPFLFSRADALETDSFDFPLWEVCRATSAEPGLFEPVLMRSVDGQTRCAAVDGGLAMSNPTAAAITHVLHNKQEFPFVRGVEDILVLSLGTGQLLEGSCEYEQVRGWKAKDWARPMARIAGDGAADLVDHAVAMAFGQSRSSNYVRIQANGSSAGRCGANVDTDPSASNVKMLIGVAEEMLKQKNVESVMFGGKRIGEQSNFEKLDWFAGELVLEHQRRSCRIAPTVAFKQAAPKPTHPSPNVNHLKIENKRER, encoded by the exons ATGGCAACTTATAATCAGTCAGAAATGCAAGAGCCCAGTATTGATACGGATAAGCTTAGCTACGAAATCTTCTCCATCCTCGAAAGCAAGTTCCTCTTCGGCTACGACGATCAGAATAAGCTCTGGATTCCCAAAAACATCGAACCCAAAACCGAAGTTTCAGCTCCACCACCTAACGTCGACAATGGAGGGGTTACAGCAATTAAAAACCAAAGAGGCAAAATCTGCATTCTCAGCATAGACGGCGGAGCCATGCGAGGCATCGTCACCGGCAAAGCCCTTGCCTACCTCGAACAAGCTTTGAAGACCAAATCGGGAAACCCAAACGCCAGAATCGCCGACTACTTCGACGTCGCCGCCGGCACGGGCATCGGAGGGATCTTCACCGCCATGCTCTTCGCCACTAAGAACCACAGCCGTCCCATTTTCCACGCCGAGGACACGTGGAAGTTTCTCGCCGACCAGGGGAAGCGATTTTACCGCCCGTCCTCATCGAGTTCCGGTTCTTCGGGTGGGTTCCTCCGACGGCTTCTGCGCGGCGGCTCCGGCAGCTCTGCCACGGTGGGGCTGGAGAAAGCGGTCAAAGAGGTGTTTACGGATAACGGTCGGAATCTGACGTTGAAGGACACGCTGAAGCCGGTTTTGATACCGTGCTACGACCTATCAAGCTCGGCGCCATTCCTGTTCTCCAGAGCGGATGCGCTCGAGACGGACAGCTTCGACTTCCCGCTATGGGAGGTGTGCCGGGCGACCTCCGCCGAACCAGGGCTGTTCGAGCCGGTCCTGATGCGGTCCGTCGACGGGCAGACGCGGTGCGCGGCGGTAGACGGCGGGCTCGCTATGAGCAACCCGACGGCGGCCGCGATCACGCACGTGCTCCACAACAAGCAGGAGTTCCCGTTCGTACGAGGGGTGGAGGATATTTTGGTCCTTTCGCTTGGCACGGGGCAGCTTCTGGAAGGCAGCTGCGAGTACGAGCAGGTTAGGGGGTGGAAGGCCAAGGACTGGGCtcgtcccatggctcggatcgcCGGTGACGGTGCGGCGGACCTTGTGGACCACGCGGTGGCGATGGCGTTCGGACAGAGCAGGAGCAGCAACTACGTGCGAATCCAG GCTAATGGGTCAAGCGCCGGGCGATGCGGGGCCAATGTGGATACAGACCCAAGTGCTAGCAATGTGAAGATGTTGATAGGGGTGGCAGAGGAAATGCTGAAACAGAAGAATGTTGAGTCGGTGATGTTTGGGGGGAAAAGGATTGGAGAGCAGAGCAATTTCGAGAAACTGGACTGGTTTGCCGGAGAACTTGTGTTGGAGCATCAGAGGAGGAGTTGCAGAATAGCTCCCACTGTTGCTTTCAAGCAAGCTGCCCCAAAACCCACCCACCCTTCTCCCAATGTTAatcatttgaaaattgaaaacaaGAG GGAAAGataa
- the LOC131165643 gene encoding uncharacterized protein LOC131165643 isoform X1: MGIQSMPSSSPVHLKISSTAKMNPSWARSKKDKITIFFKSRISYHTCYCQWQREQKTLLGGKLSASKTDKVLPHLKERRIKGHEKRGTITGAIALIIGTSIGSGILMLPKKTSPAGLFPSSICMIVCWGFLLIEALLLVEINVSLLRKKRKKVEENDLAVISIRTMAQETLGEWGGTLATAAYIFLGYTSVIAYCSKSGEILFHLFNLPASLSCILFTAFFTTLISIGGTRVTDQVNQWLTASVIGLLLGIEALAVASGGWSGLGGSSNWGKAPDTVPVIIFALVYHDIAPVICAYLEGDLKRIRASVLLGSIIPLLAMLIWDAIALGLSAQADQVQVADPVELLMRVRWNGISFMVEAFSLLALGTSLIGTLLSFSQFFKEQLNNLSWHSPPSQSSQERNKTFGLREWWRQNKVGFTATAVVVVPSLVVSTTVPEAFSAATDIAGGYCMTLLYGVLPPAMAWTMSNRDSNNADDENALSRARPALLGVGLFACGIVFEQILQGLSLFHP, encoded by the exons atggGTATACAGAGCATGCCTTCATCTTCCCCAGTGCATCTCAAAATCTCCAGTACTGCAAAGATGAATCCATCCTGGGCAAGGagtaaaaaagataaaataacaaTTTTCTTCAAGTCCAGGAT TAGCTACCATACTTGTTACTGCCAGTGGCAGCGAGAGCAAAAGACATTGCTTGGTGGGAAACTTTCTGCATCAAAAACTGACAAGGTCCTCCCACATTTGAAAGAGAGACGAATCAAGGGGCATGAAAAAAGGGGAACCATCACCGGTGCTATAGCTCTGATCATCGGAACCAGCATCGGTTCTGGCATACTTATGCTACCTAAGAAAACTTCCCCTGCA GGACTCTTTCCTAGTTCAATATGCATGATAGTATGTTGGGGCTTTCTTCTAATTGAAGCTCTTCTGCTGGTTGAAATCAACGTCAGCCTGCtaagaaagaagaggaagaaagttGAAGAGAATGACTTAGCTGTCATCTCCATTAGAACCATGGCCCAAGAAACACTTGGAGAATGGGGTGGCACTCTTGCCACGGCTGCCTATATCTTCTTGGGTTACACTTCCGTGATTGCCTACTGCTCCAAGTCAGGGGAGATCCTTTTCCATTTGTTCAATCTTCCGGCATCACTTTCATGCATCCTATTCACTGCATTCTTCACCACTCTCATCTCCATTGGTGGGACTCGAGTGACCGATCAAGTCAACCAATGGCTCACTGCTTCTGTGATAG GTCTGCTATTGGGAATTGAGGCACTAGCTGTGGCATCTGGAGGTTGGTCTGGATTGGGGGGAAGCAGCAACTGGGGAAAAGCTCCAGATACAGTTCCTGTGATAATCTTTGCTCTGGTATATCATGATATAGCCCCTG TTATCTGTGCTTATCTAGAAGGTGATCTTAAACGTATACGGGCTTCAGTGTTGCTTGGTAGCATCATTCCGCTGCTGGCAATGCTAATCTGGGATGCAATTGCATTAGGCCTTTCAGCCCAGGCTGATCAAGTTCAAGTAGCAGACCCTGTTGAATTGCTAATGAG GGTGAGATGGAATGGGATTTCATTTATGGTAGAGGCCTTCTCGCTGCTGGCATTAGGGACCTCACTGATCGGCACCCTCCTGAGCTTCTCTCAGTTCTTCAAGGAGCAACTTAATAACCTCTCATGGCATTCTCCCCCTTCACAGTCATCACAG GAAAGAAACAAGACCTTCGGGCTAAGAGAATGGTGGAGACAAAACAAAGTTGGTTTCACGGCAACAGCCGTGGTTGTGGTCCCATCCCTCGTGGTGTCAACTACAGTTCCAGAAGCATTCTCAGCTGCCACTGACATTGCC GGGGGCTACTGTATGACACTCTTGTATGGGGTTCTCCCACCAGCAATGGCATGGACAATGAGCAACAGAGACTCCAACAACGCTGATGATGAAAACGCATTATCAAGAGCTAGGCCTGCACTCCTTGGCGTAGGATTATTTGCTTGTGGAATAGTGTTTGAGCAAATTCTGCAAGGCCTTTCACTGTTTCACCCGTAA